One region of Oryza sativa Japonica Group chromosome 5, ASM3414082v1 genomic DNA includes:
- the LOC4338064 gene encoding protein RALF-like 33: protein MARLGIGVAAAAAAVVAATLVVSCLRASPAEAYSGGGLGYSQLLTTAHLGAISSSSCGGRLGRQCSAAVGADGGLLRRALAARKPTNRYVSYSALDANKVPCNKRGQTYYQNCASQQAANPYRRGCSAITRCSRNMN, encoded by the coding sequence ATGGCTCGCCTCGGCatcggcgtggcggcggcggctgcggcggtggtggcggccacGCTGGTGGTCTCCTGCCTGCGCGCGTCGCCTGCCGAGGcctacagcggcggcggcctcggctaCAGCCAGCTGCTCACCACGGCCCACCTcggcgccatctcctcctcgtcgtgcgGCGGCAGGCTGGGGCGGCAGTGCTCAGCGGCGGTGGGGGCCGACGGCGGGCTGCTCCGGCGGGCGCTGGCGGCGAGGAAGCCGACGAACCGGTACGTCAGCTACTCGGCGCTGGACGCGAACAAGGTGCCGTGCAACAAGCGAGGCCAGACCTACTACCAGAACTGCGCGTCGCAGCAGGCGGCGAATCCCTACCGCCGCGGCTGCTCCGCCATTACCCGCTGCTCCCGCAACATGAactga